One window of Candidatus Acidulodesulfobacterium ferriphilum genomic DNA carries:
- a CDS encoding transketolase, whose protein sequence is MTLINKTELMKRFYNYFSKEEKAVLLVGDMGFSALDDYFKNHPDRVFNTGITEQATISLAAGMSMTGLKPFIYSQAHFITMRCFEQLRYDLDEHNMPVKIIGVGANNYFEKLGRSHCVDEDDKLVVSVLKNFIIMEPTVYTVDKDIKKFISYNKPVYLRCI, encoded by the coding sequence ATGACGCTAATAAATAAAACCGAATTAATGAAAAGATTTTATAATTATTTCTCTAAAGAAGAAAAAGCGGTTCTTCTGGTCGGGGATATGGGTTTTTCTGCTTTGGACGATTATTTTAAAAATCATCCTGACAGAGTATTTAATACAGGTATAACCGAACAGGCTACCATAAGTTTAGCCGCGGGCATGAGTATGACAGGTTTAAAACCTTTCATATACTCGCAGGCACATTTTATAACTATGAGGTGTTTTGAGCAGCTAAGGTATGATTTGGACGAACATAATATGCCCGTTAAAATAATAGGGGTTGGTGCCAATAATTATTTTGAAAAGCTTGGAAGATCGCACTGTGTGGATGAAGATGATAAGCTTGTGGTATCTGTTTTAAAAAACTTTATTATCATGGAGCCAACCGTCTATACCGTTGATAAAGATATTAAAAAATTTATTTCTTATAATAAGCCTGTTTATTTAAGATGTATTTAG